One Flagellimonas sp. CMM7 genomic region harbors:
- a CDS encoding DsrE family protein — translation MRYNYFSLLLFGLICLVGNAQKKQAGPVIENYGEVWHIENPDFRTDTNAEFKVVFDIMNSPESHTEINRSIETAARFLNMHVQGGVPKAQLKVALVVHNKASKDVIDNEAYKSRFGVPNPNYDMVKTLTGSGVEIILCGQSSNSRKYPKNELISGTKISLSAMTALIQLQNEGYQLIKF, via the coding sequence ATGCGATACAATTATTTTTCCCTTTTACTTTTTGGTTTGATTTGTTTAGTTGGAAATGCTCAAAAGAAGCAAGCAGGCCCAGTAATAGAGAATTATGGTGAAGTTTGGCATATAGAAAATCCAGATTTTAGAACAGACACCAATGCAGAATTCAAGGTCGTTTTTGATATTATGAACAGCCCGGAGTCCCACACCGAAATTAACAGAAGTATTGAAACCGCTGCGCGATTCCTAAACATGCACGTGCAAGGTGGTGTTCCCAAAGCACAGCTCAAAGTAGCTTTAGTGGTTCATAACAAAGCTTCAAAAGATGTTATTGATAATGAAGCGTACAAATCCAGGTTTGGAGTTCCCAACCCAAATTATGATATGGTAAAAACGTTGACGGGCTCAGGCGTGGAAATAATACTTTGTGGCCAATCTTCAAATTCACGGAAATATCCTAAAAATGAGCTCATTTCTGGAACTAAAATTTCCCTTTCCGCAATGACAGCACTTATCCAGCTTCAAAATGAAGGCTATCAACTTATAAAATTTTAA
- a CDS encoding glycosyltransferase family 2 protein, whose translation MKVAVVILNWNGKPLLEKFLPSVIAHSHGASIYVVDNASTDDSVAFIKDTYPTIGIVQNATNGGFAKGYNDGLKNIEVDLFCLLNSDVEVTANWLNPILKAFNTIPEAAIVQPKILDLKRREYFEYAGAAGGFIDKLGYPFCRGRIFQALEKDEGQYDDIKEVFWATGACMFIKSEVFKSLKGFDEDYFAHQEEIDLCWRAKNSNHKVYYVGESQVFHLGGSTLKNMDPKKTFLNFRNSLYSITKNLPRKKALPIVFMRLILDGIAALRFIFQFKFNHCLAILRAHLSFYANFRKFYKKREKANFILKYYSTTSIVWSHFVHQIKNFNILVKD comes from the coding sequence TTGAAAGTCGCCGTTGTCATACTAAATTGGAATGGGAAGCCATTGCTAGAAAAATTTCTTCCCTCGGTTATTGCCCATTCTCATGGAGCAAGCATATATGTTGTTGACAATGCGAGTACAGATGATTCTGTCGCATTTATAAAAGATACCTACCCAACTATAGGTATTGTCCAAAACGCTACAAACGGTGGGTTTGCAAAAGGATACAATGATGGATTAAAGAATATTGAGGTAGATCTTTTTTGTCTTTTAAATTCTGATGTTGAAGTTACTGCCAATTGGTTGAACCCTATACTTAAAGCTTTTAACACAATCCCCGAAGCGGCCATTGTTCAACCCAAAATATTGGACTTAAAGCGAAGAGAATATTTTGAGTATGCGGGTGCGGCAGGTGGTTTTATTGATAAATTAGGATATCCATTTTGTCGTGGCAGAATATTTCAGGCCTTGGAAAAGGATGAAGGGCAATACGATGATATTAAAGAAGTCTTCTGGGCTACTGGCGCTTGTATGTTCATTAAAAGCGAGGTGTTTAAATCCTTAAAAGGTTTTGATGAGGACTATTTTGCCCATCAAGAGGAGATTGATCTTTGCTGGAGGGCGAAGAATTCAAATCATAAGGTGTATTATGTAGGAGAAAGCCAAGTATTCCATTTAGGAGGTTCTACCTTAAAGAATATGGATCCAAAGAAAACTTTTCTAAATTTCAGGAACTCTTTATACTCCATTACTAAAAATCTTCCAAGAAAAAAGGCATTGCCCATAGTTTTCATGCGATTGATATTAGATGGAATAGCTGCTTTACGTTTTATTTTTCAGTTTAAATTCAACCATTGCCTAGCCATCTTGCGGGCGCATCTAAGTTTTTATGCTAACTTTAGGAAGTTTTACAAAAAGAGGGAAAAAGCTAATTTTATATTAAAGTATTATTCAACAACATCCATAGTCTGGTCTCATTTCGTACATCAAATAAAGAATTTTAACATTTTAGTAAAAGATTAA
- a CDS encoding thiamine pyrophosphate-dependent enzyme: MKPDSSTRNDISFDDFQSQILNDYELAVTSRECSLLGRREVLSGKAKFGIFGDGKELPQLAMARAFQDGDFRSGYYRDQTFMMALGYLSPKEFFHGLYATTDLAKEPMSAGRQMGGHFATHSLNEDGTWKDLTKQKNSSADISCTAGQMPRLLGLAQASKIYRNLKDIDQTNFSTNGNEVAWGTIGNASTSEGHFFETINAAGVLQVPLVMCVWDDAYGISVPAEFHTTKGDISEVLKGLQRDDNNDGYEILKVNGWDYTALIHAFENASEIARENHVPVLIHVTELTQPQGHSTSGSHERYKSEERLIWERENDCNKRFREWILENGIYTEEELKSLEREIKQKVRAAKKEAWAEFLNPHLSAKKQLVQLLENAAEKSPNRSFISKLRNDLIAIEEPLKKDLAAKSRKALRYLIGETTPEKSNLQKWTENFMATSQPKYSSHLYNELSNKAINVEALEPSYANDDEQVDGRVILRDNFDVLFEKYPEALVFGEDTGNIGDVNQGLEGLQKKYGPLRVADTGIRETTIIGQGIGLALRGLRPIAEIQYLDYILYALQTLSDDLATLLYRTAGKQKAPLIVRTRGHRLEGIWHSGSQMGGLIHLLRGMYILVPRNMTQAAGFYNTLMKSDEPALVIESLNGYRLKEKKPVNLGEFCTPIGKVETIKEGQDITLLSYGSTLRIVEKVAQELVEVGIDAEVIDAQSLLPFDLEHDVVKSLKKTNRLLIIDEDVPGGCSAYLLQEIIEKQAAYKYLDSAPQTLTAKAHRPAYASDGDYFSKPNAEDIFEKVYEIMNEVDPQSYPSLR, from the coding sequence ATGAAGCCAGATTCCAGCACTAGAAACGATATTTCCTTTGATGATTTTCAGTCTCAAATCTTAAACGATTATGAATTGGCTGTTACCAGTAGGGAATGTAGTTTGCTAGGTAGACGGGAAGTACTCTCCGGTAAGGCCAAATTTGGAATTTTCGGGGATGGCAAAGAATTGCCTCAACTGGCCATGGCTAGAGCCTTCCAAGATGGAGACTTTAGGAGCGGTTATTACCGGGATCAAACATTTATGATGGCCCTTGGGTATCTCAGCCCAAAAGAGTTTTTTCATGGACTTTATGCTACTACGGACCTAGCAAAAGAACCCATGAGCGCTGGTAGACAAATGGGCGGCCATTTTGCCACACATAGTTTAAATGAAGATGGTACTTGGAAAGATTTAACGAAACAAAAGAATAGCAGCGCGGACATTTCATGTACCGCTGGTCAAATGCCAAGGTTACTGGGTTTGGCACAAGCATCTAAAATTTACCGCAACCTTAAGGATATTGATCAAACCAATTTCTCCACTAATGGTAATGAAGTGGCCTGGGGAACCATTGGTAACGCAAGTACAAGTGAAGGACATTTTTTTGAAACCATCAATGCCGCAGGGGTGCTTCAAGTGCCTTTGGTAATGTGTGTTTGGGATGATGCCTATGGTATTTCCGTTCCTGCCGAGTTTCATACAACAAAAGGAGATATATCCGAAGTTTTAAAAGGATTACAGCGAGATGATAACAATGATGGCTATGAAATTTTAAAAGTAAACGGATGGGACTACACTGCACTCATCCATGCTTTTGAAAACGCATCAGAAATAGCACGGGAAAATCATGTTCCAGTATTGATTCATGTAACCGAACTTACGCAGCCCCAAGGTCATTCCACTTCGGGTTCCCATGAGCGTTACAAATCTGAAGAACGTTTGATATGGGAACGTGAAAATGATTGTAATAAGCGTTTTAGGGAGTGGATTCTTGAAAACGGTATTTATACTGAGGAAGAACTGAAAAGCCTGGAAAGAGAGATAAAACAAAAGGTTCGTGCCGCAAAAAAAGAAGCTTGGGCAGAATTTTTAAACCCACACCTTAGCGCAAAAAAACAACTTGTCCAATTACTTGAAAATGCAGCTGAAAAAAGTCCTAATCGCAGCTTTATCTCCAAATTACGGAATGATCTCATTGCCATTGAAGAGCCGTTAAAAAAAGATTTGGCTGCAAAATCAAGAAAGGCGCTACGATATCTGATTGGAGAAACAACACCAGAAAAGTCAAATCTCCAAAAATGGACAGAAAACTTTATGGCTACCTCGCAGCCTAAATATAGTTCTCACCTTTATAACGAACTGTCTAACAAGGCCATTAATGTAGAAGCTCTTGAACCATCATACGCCAATGATGACGAACAAGTGGATGGAAGGGTTATCTTGCGTGACAACTTTGATGTACTTTTTGAAAAATATCCTGAGGCTCTGGTTTTTGGAGAAGATACCGGGAATATTGGCGATGTAAACCAAGGACTTGAAGGGCTACAAAAAAAATACGGTCCGCTACGAGTTGCAGATACAGGAATTCGTGAGACAACTATTATTGGCCAAGGTATAGGTCTCGCTCTTAGAGGGTTAAGACCCATTGCTGAAATACAATATTTGGATTATATCCTTTATGCATTACAAACCCTAAGTGATGATTTGGCTACGCTATTGTATCGCACCGCCGGAAAACAAAAAGCACCTTTAATTGTGAGAACTCGCGGTCATAGGTTAGAAGGTATCTGGCACTCTGGATCCCAAATGGGCGGATTGATCCATTTGCTTAGGGGAATGTACATTTTGGTGCCTAGAAATATGACCCAGGCAGCCGGGTTCTATAATACTCTTATGAAAAGTGACGAACCTGCGCTTGTTATTGAAAGCCTTAATGGGTATCGCTTAAAAGAAAAGAAGCCTGTAAACCTTGGTGAATTCTGCACTCCCATTGGAAAAGTGGAAACCATAAAAGAGGGTCAAGACATTACCTTGCTTTCTTACGGGTCTACTTTAAGGATTGTAGAAAAAGTTGCGCAGGAATTAGTAGAAGTTGGTATTGATGCTGAGGTCATAGACGCTCAGTCCCTTCTTCCTTTTGATCTTGAGCATGACGTGGTCAAAAGCTTGAAAAAAACAAATAGATTATTGATTATTGATGAGGATGTCCCTGGTGGGTGTTCGGCCTATTTGCTTCAAGAAATCATTGAAAAACAAGCAGCCTATAAATACTTGGATAGTGCACCGCAAACACTTACGGCTAAAGCTCATCGCCCTGCTTATGCTTCAGATGGGGATTATTTTTCAAAACCTAACGCGGAAGATATCTTTGAAAAAGTGTATGAAATTATGAATGAAGTTGACCCGCAATCTTATCCTTCATTGCGTTAA
- a CDS encoding DoxX family protein has translation MKNNILIHLGLALLRIVPSAFMLTHGYPKFQNLISGNTDFPNPLGIGQAPTLFLTVIGEFLCPILLIIGFKTRWAAIPSAITMLVAAIVVHGADPFGKKELALLYATIFIVIFLLGPGKYSIDKK, from the coding sequence ATGAAAAACAATATTCTAATACACTTGGGACTTGCTCTTCTGAGAATTGTCCCGTCTGCTTTTATGCTAACCCATGGCTATCCAAAATTTCAGAATCTAATAAGTGGTAATACTGATTTTCCCAACCCATTAGGGATTGGGCAGGCCCCCACTCTATTTTTAACTGTAATCGGCGAATTTTTATGTCCTATCCTTTTGATCATTGGTTTTAAAACTCGTTGGGCCGCTATTCCTTCGGCCATTACAATGCTTGTTGCTGCCATAGTCGTTCATGGAGCTGATCCTTTTGGGAAGAAAGAGTTGGCATTGCTATACGCCACAATTTTTATTGTAATTTTTCTTTTGGGTCCTGGAAAGTATAGTATAGACAAAAAGTAG
- a CDS encoding L-threonylcarbamoyladenylate synthase: MAELIKLYEENPNPKLVEKIGNVLRKGGLIIYPTDTVYGLGCDITNSRALAKIARIKGIKLEKANWSFICPDLSKLSDFVRQIDSVTFKILKRALPGPYTFILPGNNNLPKDFKKKKTVGIRVPDNEIVKALVTELGNPIVSTSIYDEDDILEYTTDPELIFEKWENLVDIVIDGGYGGNIASTVIDLSTGEPEVIREGKGSLDIF, translated from the coding sequence ATGGCAGAGCTGATAAAGCTTTATGAAGAAAACCCAAACCCTAAACTGGTGGAGAAAATTGGGAACGTGCTACGAAAAGGCGGGTTGATTATTTATCCCACTGATACTGTTTATGGTTTGGGGTGCGATATCACTAACTCTAGAGCTTTGGCAAAAATTGCTCGTATAAAAGGGATAAAGTTGGAAAAAGCGAACTGGTCATTTATCTGCCCCGATTTAAGTAAGCTTTCAGATTTTGTGCGGCAAATAGATTCGGTAACGTTCAAAATTTTAAAAAGAGCGCTTCCCGGCCCCTATACTTTTATTCTGCCGGGCAATAATAACCTTCCAAAGGATTTTAAGAAAAAGAAGACTGTAGGAATAAGAGTGCCCGATAATGAAATTGTGAAGGCCTTGGTCACAGAATTGGGCAATCCTATCGTTTCTACTTCTATCTATGATGAAGACGATATTTTAGAATATACAACCGACCCAGAACTTATATTTGAAAAATGGGAGAACTTGGTAGATATAGTTATTGATGGGGGATATGGAGGAAATATAGCCTCCACAGTTATTGACCTATCCACTGGAGAACCAGAAGTTATAAGGGAAGGTAAAGGTAGTCTGGATATTTTTTAA
- the holA gene encoding DNA polymerase III subunit delta, with amino-acid sequence MDRIKEIVANINQGTPKPIYFLMGDEPYYIDKISKYISDNVLTEDEKGFNQMVLYGRETSVDDVISNAKRFPMMAQHQVVIVKEAQHLSRNIENFSSYVENPQPTTILVICYKYKKLDKRKKLYKTIQKNGELFESKKLYENQVSEWIRRTLSGRKRKISPKACMLLVEFLGTDLSKISNELDKLAIVVPETTEITPELIEQHIGFSKDFNNFELKKAIGERNVGKATRIINYFSQNPKDNPFVVTITLLNTFFTQLLQYHGLNDHSPGNVAKALGINPYFVNEFTVAAKNYPMKSVSGIISSLRQLDLKSKGVGANNIAQADLLKELLVKIA; translated from the coding sequence ATGGATAGAATAAAGGAAATTGTTGCAAACATTAATCAGGGAACACCAAAACCCATTTATTTTTTAATGGGTGATGAGCCCTATTATATTGACAAGATTTCAAAATACATTTCTGATAATGTGTTGACGGAAGACGAGAAAGGATTCAACCAAATGGTTCTTTATGGAAGGGAAACCAGCGTAGATGATGTAATTTCAAATGCCAAACGCTTTCCAATGATGGCTCAGCATCAAGTTGTCATTGTCAAAGAAGCGCAGCATCTTTCTCGCAATATTGAAAACTTCAGTTCTTATGTTGAGAACCCGCAACCTACCACCATACTTGTAATCTGCTACAAATACAAAAAGCTTGACAAACGTAAAAAGCTATATAAGACCATCCAAAAAAATGGAGAACTTTTTGAAAGTAAAAAACTGTATGAGAACCAGGTTTCTGAATGGATAAGGAGAACCTTAAGCGGAAGAAAACGAAAAATCTCTCCTAAAGCCTGTATGCTACTTGTTGAGTTTTTAGGAACTGATTTAAGTAAGATCAGTAACGAATTGGATAAGCTAGCGATAGTAGTGCCAGAAACAACAGAAATTACGCCAGAGTTGATTGAGCAACATATTGGGTTTAGTAAGGACTTCAATAATTTTGAACTTAAAAAAGCTATTGGAGAAAGAAATGTGGGTAAGGCTACCCGTATTATTAACTATTTTTCGCAAAATCCCAAGGACAATCCATTTGTGGTTACAATCACCTTGTTGAACACTTTTTTCACTCAGCTTTTACAGTACCATGGACTTAATGACCATTCTCCTGGTAACGTGGCCAAAGCACTTGGTATAAACCCATATTTTGTGAATGAATTTACTGTTGCTGCAAAAAATTACCCGATGAAAAGTGTGAGTGGAATAATCTCAAGTTTACGACAGCTAGATTTAAAAAGTAAGGGCGTTGGAGCAAACAATATTGCCCAAGCTGACCTTTTAAAAGAACTACTCGTAAAAATTGCGTAG
- a CDS encoding type I restriction enzyme HsdR N-terminal domain-containing protein — MQALNFPKYSFRIKNSENRLHIFDVIRKKFVVLQPEEWVRQHVIHYLISTKKYPKTLINIEKQLVVNNLKKRYDIVVFKPNGTIEILVECKSPDIKIDQTTFDQIAQYNYLLKSNYLMVTNGIDHYYCEMDLENEKYRFLKEIPDFSR, encoded by the coding sequence ATGCAAGCGTTGAACTTTCCCAAGTATTCGTTTAGAATCAAAAATAGCGAAAATAGGCTCCATATCTTTGATGTGATTCGTAAAAAATTTGTGGTACTACAACCCGAAGAATGGGTGCGCCAACATGTAATTCATTATTTAATCTCAACAAAAAAATACCCTAAAACTCTCATCAATATAGAAAAGCAATTGGTAGTCAACAATCTAAAAAAACGCTATGATATTGTTGTTTTTAAACCAAATGGAACCATAGAAATCCTAGTGGAATGCAAATCGCCAGATATAAAAATTGATCAAACTACGTTTGATCAGATTGCGCAGTACAACTATCTTTTAAAATCCAACTACCTAATGGTGACCAATGGTATAGACCATTATTACTGTGAAATGGATCTTGAAAATGAAAAATACAGGTTTTTGAAGGAAATTCCTGATTTTAGCCGTTAA
- a CDS encoding OmpA family protein: protein MKKVFLGTLTMAILLSSCVSQKKYAELEAQQKETQDLLNSATVKLNDCLEEKASATSKLQTLEDQNAFLKANNQELINNMGNLTTLTTKGAENLEKSLESLQEKDLTIRKLQDAVTRRDSVNLSLVQSLKGVLGNLDDEDIEISVEKGVVFVSISDKLLFRSGSYNITSAAKAVLGKVAKVVNNKPDFEFLVEGHTDNVPYSSGVLVDNWDLSSKRATAVVRTLQKDFNVAPERMTAAGRSFYVPLASNDTAADRAKNRRTRIVVLPKIDQFYNMIEEGMKDPAIGGSGK, encoded by the coding sequence ATGAAAAAAGTTTTCCTAGGAACATTAACAATGGCAATTTTATTGTCATCATGTGTATCACAAAAAAAATATGCTGAGCTAGAAGCACAGCAAAAAGAAACCCAAGATCTTTTGAACTCGGCGACCGTTAAACTTAACGATTGTTTAGAGGAGAAAGCCTCTGCAACTTCAAAATTGCAAACCTTAGAAGATCAAAACGCGTTTTTGAAAGCAAACAACCAAGAGTTGATCAACAACATGGGGAATTTGACTACATTAACTACAAAAGGTGCTGAAAATCTTGAAAAGTCACTTGAAAGTCTTCAAGAAAAAGATTTAACTATTAGAAAGTTACAAGATGCTGTTACTAGAAGAGACTCTGTAAATCTTTCCTTGGTGCAAAGTTTAAAAGGTGTTCTTGGCAATTTGGATGATGAAGACATCGAAATAAGCGTTGAGAAAGGTGTAGTCTTTGTTTCTATCTCTGATAAATTGTTGTTCAGAAGCGGAAGTTATAACATTACCAGTGCTGCAAAAGCAGTATTGGGCAAAGTTGCCAAAGTGGTAAACAACAAACCAGATTTTGAATTCCTTGTGGAAGGACATACGGACAACGTTCCTTATTCTAGTGGTGTCTTGGTTGATAACTGGGATTTAAGCTCAAAAAGAGCAACAGCTGTTGTAAGAACATTGCAAAAAGACTTTAACGTGGCTCCTGAGCGTATGACTGCTGCTGGAAGAAGTTTCTATGTTCCATTGGCATCGAATGACACTGCTGCGGACAGAGCAAAAAATAGAAGAACACGTATTGTTGTTCTTCCAAAAATTGATCAATTCTATAACATGATAGAAGAAGGAATGAAAGATCCTGCAATTGGTGGATCTGGAAAATAA